ggtgttttaaatgtatgttcttagtttagtgttttatgtatggttttacaactgacttttattgtgttttatgtatatttttagagtAGATGGATGGCTATGATTTAGTGATGTAGTTCTTGAGACCGGTGTTGGTCTCAAGACCAATTTTTTGTGGTTTCGGTCTTGTCACGGAgtcaactcatttggtctcggtcttgtcttggtctcaggatttgtacaaaaaccgcatcatcacagaatagtgtcattatttattatgtgtCCTCTTCAAATGCAGCCAATCAAATGCATCTATTTTAAATTTTCTCAACAGACAATGCCAACCCTCCACAGTCCGCTAGTGATGTAGTTCTCGAGACCGGTCTCGAAACCAATCTTTTGAGGTCTTGGTCTTGTCATGGACTCAGCTCATTTGGCCTTGTTTTGGTCTCGATACCTTCTGGTCTCGGCggtgtcttggtcttggtctagccggtcttgactacaacactactgtgatttctattttgtgtaacttctgctgctgctgttttagcAAGgatactcttgaaaaagagatttttaatctcaatgaggttttctcctggttaaataaataaataatataatgacTGTAAAGGCAGAGGCATAGACTAAACATACCTGAGAAATGCAAATTTGAACACATTTTAAAACTAGGACCATTCATTCATAACATTTTCCCCAAAAGTCCATCCATTAAAATGTACTCCTCTTCTCACATTTCTGTCAGATGCTGGTGGTTTTCAAATCCGCTCCCATCCTGAAAAGAGCTCTGAAGGTGAAGCAGGCCATGATGCAGCTCTATGTCCTCAAGCTGCTTAAAATTCAGACCAAGTACCTGGGCCGTCAGTGGAGGAAGAGTAACATGAAGACCATGTCAGCCATTTACCAGAAGGTCCGCCACAGACTCAATGATGACTGGGCCTACGGAAACggtaaaaaaaaagtatcatagCATAAACTCTATAAACTGTTCAGTGTAAGTATATTGGGGCTGGTTTGTTGTGGCAGAGATGATGGTTACATACGTCTAAGGTGCTCTGGATAAAAAGGGTATTTTGTATTTCTACCAAGTGCAGCTCAATACTCTCAATTGTCGTGAGGAATTTTGTTTGATTTGGAGAGCTCAAAGCACGATCTGGCCTCTATTTGTCATTCTCCTGAAGCTATGACTCAGTTTGGCCTTTCATGTATTCCTAAATGAAATGCTTTTGGAAATAATTAGTCCCATCAGTCCAACTCTACCCTCACACAAAGCTAATTTACAGAACACTGTCATATAAAGACTACCTTTACCCATCTTGGTTTAAACATGGTATTTCAGGTTCATAAACACTATTTTATAAGCAATGCAGCATAAATATGgattggggtgtgtgtgtgtgtgtgtgtgtgtgtgtgtgtgagtgtgtgagtgtgtgcgaaATACAATCCTATGCACAGCCACTGGCAAACGGTCTTGAATGTGTTGCCATAGCAACAGAGAAAGGGGACTTTTCAGGGTCACTGTTCCTCTGGGAGAACAAGTGATCTGTCACTATGAGTGTTAGAGAGAAAGATGGAGAGAAGAAAAAAGGGGTTGTTGGATAAAGATGGAAGAAAATTAAGATTAGTTGAGGAAAAAAGACATCATGAGTAAAGGATCTGAAATTAAATGCCAGGTGTTTTTGCTGCCACTCTTATCAGGGTTCAGTGAGCAAGCAGGTAGTGTTTATATCGGTTTAAGAACACTTTGACAGCTGTTCTAATTCATAAATACATTGGCAGAGATTTGCATTCCAAGGGGAGGTGGAATGCAGAATTTGCATGTTTGAACACTGAAGCATATGTTAAAATAGAGTTTAACGAACTATTTTATCCCCCTTGCTCTCAATTTCACTGTCCCACCAGATATTGATGCACGACCTTGGGACTTCCAAGCAGAGGAATGCGCCTTGCGGGAGAGCATCGAAAAGTTCAACAGTCGCCGTTATGACAGGAACAAGAATGGAGACTTCACGCCTGTGGACAACTGTTTGCAGAGTGTGCTGGGCCAGCGTGTGGAGCTGCCAGAGGACTTCCACTATAGCTATGAGATGTGGCTAGAAAGAGAGGTCTTCTCACAGCCAATCCAGTGGGAGGGACTCCTGCAGAACCCGTGATGGAGATGAGGGGATGGATGAAGGGTTGAGGTTGAAGACTGGCAAGAGCAGAGGTCAGGCCTGTCGAGGTTGTTATTGGGCTGTAAAATTAGGTCGAATGGACAATGGTTTTTCAAATCACTGATTGAGGGTAAAATGGAAGAAATGGGGAGAACATGGAagagaaaatggagcaaaagttGAGTAAATGGAACTTCCTACTGTGAACTCAGCTCCCGCTTTGCCACCACAGACCGACACAAATGATGCCACAAACACATACTTGCTGAGACGTGCCTATGATTACTGTGAATACATATGGATGTGACAGGCAGGAGCAGAGGTAGCAGTACATGACAAACATCTGGCACCACTGTAGCAGGAGGCTACTCTGGCCAGTTCTACTGCCCCCCATGTCCTCAATACTTTGTCCATTTATACTGtatgtctttcttttttaaatatcagTGCTGGTTTGACTTCTTActgaattttactgtttttttttttttttttatatttatttgtattaatgTGTGTCTTACTATAAATGATTTTCAAAGATGTACATTTAAGTGTTTTCTAATCAGTTTGCATATGGTTATGTTGtgggttttttattttattttatcacaaGGCCTAGGTATTGGGATATAGTTTCCTGGATCTGaatgttttctgatgttttttgtagaaaaaaaaaagccttttgaaAGCAAAACACAGGGTCATTTCATCATCCAGATGTAAAAACAGGAGCCATTTCCACTAGTGGCTTTAGTGGTTTCAGATATATAACCCAAAGTAAGGGTGTACCAGCTGTAAGTACAAGGTGTGTTCATGAACATAACTGGTATGTGTGTGCAGGTagacaaaaatatttatttaagaaATGGGCAGAAGTGATGAGGATGGTTTTGGAATATTCTGCTGGAACAATCTATTCTGAATAAGTTGGAGCTTCCTATGTGTGAAACATAAAATTGATATTGCACCAGAATTGTTGTTATTCAGTATCTCTGAATATGCAATCCAAATTCAAGCATTACACTGATGTCATCCAGGATTTATTTGTGTAAACATTTACAATTTGAGCAAACATGAGAATAACACTAACTCTGTTAATCGGTTCATTTTCACGTCCTGTTTCAGTACTTTTACAGGCCACCTTCCTCTCTCTGCTCGACAACAGCACAGTATGTAAACCGCTGAGCTCCAAATGGCCTTGGTGAGCATTTTGCCACTCTTGCTTGGAAGAACAccctaaactaaaaaaaaaaatggtgctgtTTTTTTCTAGTACGTCTTTACTCTACCTTCACCTGTGACTACCTAAGTGGAGTTTGCCCATAAGAACTTTCTGGAAATGTCTCCACGAAAGTACACACAAGCACAGAAGACAAAAAGCATGGGCACCTTTTCATATTGTTGCTTGGTTCAGATTATCTACTTGTCATGACGGTCAAGAGATGTCATGTATTATCTATAGTGAAATAATTCAGTCCAAAACATTCAGTCTTGACTTGTGCTTTTTTGTGGAAATGTGCATGGCCGCTGGTCTGTTAAATATCTGTGTTCATACTTTTATATGGTATTTGGAAtggcttttttcagtcaaatgacatttccagcatattttttatttgaatgttACAGTGTTCTTTATTGCAAGGAATtctatttattttcttcattaaaataataatataaaatgtatagACTCTCAggtttatggagataatatatagCAAAAGTTTTAAAAGCTTCCTTGCCATCCTCTAGTTCATTACTTGTATTCACATTGTCACATTCTGACATCCAAGCAACACCTGAAAGCACTAAACATTTACTGCATAAGCTCTTGTTAGATTGTTAGCACTGTTTCACTCACTAAACACAATAACTGTCCGAGTTTTTATGTCAGTTACATTTCAAGTCTAGACACTTTTTGTATCTTGTGCCAAATTTGAGTGCCATTttctatttgtgttttattgccaTTGTCATGTTATTATTGTCTGCCTTTTTTAAGGCTTGTCATTCAAATCACCACTAAAGATTTGCAATACAAAGTGTCATTTTCTACCTGAAAATTGTACAATCATTGAAAATTGCTGTTTCTTGTATCAGTACAATATTTTACCAGAAGTGTTTGGCATTGTATGGATGTtactgtgtatgtgttttgttatACATATTTCCATATCTGTATAGTCTAGATTAATACTCACTACTGAATTTGTTCAGGGGTATGTGCAATTACTGATCCATAGAGGCATTATTCAATAGAATGACAAACTACAATATTAGAGTTGCTTATTAAACAATACTGaaccactgtgtgtgtttgttgattttaAAATGAAATGTAGTCATTTCTCATCCGCCGAGGGAGTTGTGTGGACTTGAAGAGAGTCGAAAGCTAGTTCACACACGCTTGAGCGCTGAAGGTCAAACTGACCACACACTCGCATCACATCACACACTTCCTCAGGCCAATGTTCCCACAGTCTGGGTGCAGCTGTGGTGGATGGGGACATGGGTTTTTATACCCCTCTCCAATTGGCTTCTGGGAAAATGATGTAAACCTGTCATGTCCTCGTCCTTCACCCTGATTGGAGTCCAGAGACAACTAGGAAAATGTTTTACTGaactttattaccccacccccaaaggggaggaaggggcattgtttttgattcagtttgtttgttaacactttagcagcaaaactattggttgaattcatgccaaactgggttgatagattgccagtgacccagaatagatctgattgcattttgggaaaaataagtcaaagtttcaaatttgtatgaattttaaacccccccccctcatgtacttataatgggtgaaattcaaatgtctgtagcagcaaaactattggttgaattcataccaaattgggtttatagatcgccagtgacccagaatagatctgatttaattttgaaaaagtaggtcaaggttccaattttttatgaattttaaaaatattttttcccccccatttacttataatgggtggaatttcaaatgtctattaaaacatcaattttgtttcaatttacttcaaacttggcacatatatagaggcaaatgatatgctgacatcagcacacgcatagacaagacatcagctggatcgatgccaaaaaaaggtacaatacatgtgaggggtggggtttgttgtgcctggaaccacttgtctCTTAATATCTACATGAATGTTTAAATGAAACATCTTTGTACATTGTCAGTCAGTAAAAGGAAAGTTGAAACGGtttgaaataaaataatcatAGGAAACTTGACACTAAAGTTCATGACTTTATTTGAAGAGCAAATGTACCATGTGATaacttttctttctcttctttctttttatcTACACAAAAGCAGGGTGACATGCATTTGTATTAGAAAAAATGCATTACTCTAGTGTGATTTCCTGAATAGAACAAAGCTTATACAAAGAGACACTTCCTACAGCTGAACCATATGACTAGAAAAGCAAGAGCATGACAAAATAATCACTGGTCACATGAATATTCaacttgaaaaatgtataataGATAAAAGTAATCAAAACATTTGGATGTGTGTTCAAATACAGGTCTATCTTGGGGCATTTAGTGCAGTAAATGGATTCATCACATgcacaaagaaaaacagaaaatgaaaccaGTATTTTCTAATGTGCTAATAAAACTTAATTTTAATAGAAGTGTAACAATTTAGCTTTTAGACATCATAGTACAAAATACTACCCTTGCAGTTCTCTACAGGTTGAGCTGCATTTTGAGGCCCAGCGCTTCTTTGCCATGAAATTCTCCAATCCAAACCAGCCCCAGTGTGTCAGTGAACGCTCCATCACCCTCTAACCTGGAGTAAAACAAATAAGTTCAGTAAAGCTATATTCTCTGTTAATTCAAAATATTGattaaaatatacttaaatatacgGCTGAAATGTTTCATGTTGTAAAATTGTGGGTAGGGTGCAAAAACATAATAGTCTGGTGACTGACAGGCTGATGATTGCTTGTTTATTAATtctgtttttgttgaattttcttagtttttcttgAGCTGATGAAAAAGTGTATAATAAAGATTGTCTGTATGtactgcatttttcactgtacatTTGggattccatatatggatgtatAACTACAAAAATTGCCAGCGCTGTCATAGAAAAATAAATCCTAAATCCATATTTTAATGGGACATAACAATGTCTGCTTTCTAAATCTGAACATTAAAGTAGGTCATCCGTCTTCAGTAGAATCATATGTAAATTATCCACTTGGGAAAAAGATCATTTTACCTGTTCTGGTGAAAATGACCTGTGTATATGGAGCCATCTGGGAATGTGTATTTTCCTGTGCCGTGGTACATGTTGTCTTTGAATTCTCCTTCATATTGTGCTCCGGAGGGATGCTGCAGTGTCCCTTTACCGTTCATCTGTGAGAAGGGAGCAGGGAGCAAGCGTGACTAGCTACAGGGAAAACAAAACTTTAATGACAGCACTATAGTAAGTACACACACATTCAGATACATACTTTATCATCCTGCCATTCTCCAGTGTATATGATGCCACTTGCTGAAGTGTGTTTTCCAGTACCACTCCTTACCATAACCCCTGATGCAGAGCTA
This region of Sphaeramia orbicularis chromosome 12, fSphaOr1.1, whole genome shotgun sequence genomic DNA includes:
- the morn2 gene encoding MORN repeat-containing protein 2; the encoded protein is MNKPDTAVQSGPPAASASVIGGNSEVKVSFPDWEGQVKLSYIFPNGDKYEGEYCSSASGVMVRSGTGKHTSASGIIYTGEWQDDKMNGKGTLQHPSGAQYEGEFKDNMYHGTGKYTFPDGSIYTGHFHQNRLEGDGAFTDTLGLVWIGEFHGKEALGLKMQLNL